In one window of Phycisphaerae bacterium DNA:
- a CDS encoding protein-L-isoaspartate(D-aspartate) O-methyltransferase, with amino-acid sequence MHDWMLEDYRASRRQMIDEQIRGRGIEDPRVLAAMEEVPRELFVPPDKRDAAFSDAALPIACGQTISQPYIVAYMTVCLEVEPHHRVLEVGTGSGYQTAVLARLAGEVYTIERVGPLLLAAKSLLDSLGVRNVHYLRGDGSLGWPEFAPFDRIMVTAAAPRVPEALVRQLSEGGRLVIPVGGHSQQTLTQVRIENGRVIETPGLPVRFVKLVGDQAWSTNTPPSEEE; translated from the coding sequence ATGCACGATTGGATGCTTGAAGATTACCGTGCTTCCCGCCGACAGATGATCGATGAGCAGATACGTGGGCGGGGCATCGAAGATCCCCGCGTTCTCGCCGCCATGGAGGAGGTGCCGCGAGAGCTGTTCGTCCCGCCGGACAAACGAGATGCGGCGTTCTCCGACGCGGCATTGCCCATCGCCTGCGGTCAGACCATCTCGCAACCGTACATCGTCGCATACATGACGGTCTGTCTGGAGGTGGAGCCTCACCATCGCGTGCTCGAAGTCGGCACGGGCTCGGGCTACCAGACGGCGGTGCTGGCGAGGCTGGCCGGCGAGGTCTACACCATCGAACGCGTCGGGCCTCTCCTCTTGGCGGCCAAGTCGCTGCTGGACTCGCTTGGGGTGCGCAACGTCCACTATCTCCGGGGCGACGGCAGCCTCGGCTGGCCGGAGTTCGCGCCCTTTGACCGGATCATGGTGACGGCGGCGGCCCCACGCGTGCCAGAGGCGTTGGTGCGGCAACTGAGCGAGGGCGGGCGACTGGTCATACCGGTCGGCGGGCATTCGCAACAAACGCTGACGCAGGTCAGGATCGAGAACGGACGCGTGATCGAGACGCCCGGTCTGCCGGTCCGGTTTGTGAAACTGGTCGGCGATCAGGCATGGTCGACGAACACACCTCCGAGCGAGGAGGAATGA
- a CDS encoding VCBS repeat-containing protein, translating into MKQAQASYRPSSQALGGVRRFLFPAMLSIAFGCASTGRDALSAWPLHVIDNSSAGADGVRLADVNGDRLPDVAAAWEEGGLIRVYLHPGTRAARRPWPAVTVGQVSSPEDAVFADLDGDGAFDVVSCCEGKEKTVFLHWAPRERSRYLDPTAWKTEGLPASKGVCQWMFCLPMQVDGCNGIDLVVGGKNDGAGIGWFEAPNEARDLNAWKWHPLYDAGWIMSLIAEDMDGDGDLDIVASDRKGTSRGCLWIENPGHDHARLGRWPVHRIGLGDREYMFLTVADLDADGLRDVLAATAGGELVYYRRAAAGPPEWESYTIRLPADAGTGKGVGIADVDGDGRTDIVFSCEQSRGKRGLMWMKYANSPAEQNWTAFDIAGLSGTKFDLVQPVDLDGDGDLDVMTTEETERLGVIWYENPFSGS; encoded by the coding sequence ATGAAGCAAGCACAAGCCTCGTACCGGCCGAGCTCGCAAGCACTCGGCGGCGTCCGTCGGTTCCTCTTCCCTGCGATGCTTTCGATTGCCTTCGGCTGTGCATCGACGGGCCGCGACGCTCTATCGGCGTGGCCCCTGCACGTGATCGACAACTCATCTGCCGGTGCCGACGGCGTTCGACTGGCGGACGTCAATGGTGACCGGCTTCCCGATGTCGCTGCCGCATGGGAGGAAGGCGGCCTGATCCGAGTCTACCTGCATCCCGGCACGCGGGCGGCCAGACGACCGTGGCCGGCGGTCACGGTGGGACAGGTGAGTTCGCCGGAGGACGCCGTTTTCGCCGACCTCGACGGCGACGGGGCCTTCGACGTGGTCAGTTGTTGCGAGGGCAAGGAGAAAACCGTCTTCCTTCATTGGGCACCCCGCGAGCGGTCGCGATACCTCGACCCAACGGCATGGAAGACAGAGGGCTTGCCGGCGTCCAAGGGCGTCTGCCAATGGATGTTCTGCCTGCCGATGCAGGTCGATGGGTGCAATGGCATCGACCTTGTGGTCGGCGGCAAGAACGATGGCGCCGGAATCGGCTGGTTCGAGGCCCCGAACGAAGCGCGCGATCTGAACGCCTGGAAGTGGCACCCCTTGTACGATGCGGGCTGGATCATGTCGCTGATCGCCGAAGACATGGATGGCGACGGCGACCTGGACATCGTGGCATCGGACCGCAAGGGAACTTCTCGCGGTTGCCTGTGGATCGAGAACCCAGGGCATGATCACGCCCGTCTCGGTCGGTGGCCGGTACATCGGATCGGGCTGGGCGATCGTGAGTACATGTTCCTGACTGTGGCGGACCTGGATGCCGACGGTCTTCGGGACGTCCTCGCGGCGACGGCCGGCGGTGAACTGGTGTACTATCGGCGAGCAGCGGCCGGGCCGCCGGAGTGGGAAAGCTACACAATCAGGTTGCCGGCCGATGCCGGAACGGGCAAGGGTGTGGGCATCGCGGACGTCGACGGCGACGGTCGGACCGACATCGTTTTCAGTTGTGAGCAATCAAGAGGCAAACGCGGCCTGATGTGGATGAAGTACGCCAACTCGCCTGCCGAGCAAAACTGGACCGCCTTTGACATCGCGGGTCTCAGTGGCACCAAGTTCGACCTTGTCCAACCGGTTGACCTGGACGGCGACGGCGACCTCGATGTCATGACCACCGAGGAGACCGAAAGGCTGGGCGTTATCTGGTACGAGAACCCGTTCTCGGGTTCCTGA
- a CDS encoding class I SAM-dependent methyltransferase, protein MRIRLALAAAAVAACAVGFAAAQQMRRPDARTARGRTDFALPPPSPVIEVLDADKDGIISAAEREGAVAALAKLDRNNDGDLTPDELLPAFAEGGPPDMSGMRRPGRGPGGAPPGWRGESAEASPIPKDDAEKRILDVLTELNKKPVPGGMSVPMEDGRLLRLLTEAIGAKHVVEIGTSVGYSGIWLGLALKATGGKLTTFEIDARRAAEARQNFKKAGVDELITLVEGDAHETVATVKDNIDLLFIDADKEGYLDYLEKLLPLVRPGGLIVAHNIKPGQGDPGYLKAVTTDPKLETLFLHSEGAGVGVTLKKR, encoded by the coding sequence ATGAGAATCAGATTGGCTCTTGCAGCCGCGGCGGTGGCGGCTTGCGCGGTGGGCTTCGCGGCGGCCCAGCAGATGAGAAGGCCGGATGCGCGGACGGCACGCGGCAGAACGGACTTCGCGCTACCGCCGCCGAGCCCTGTGATCGAGGTACTGGATGCGGACAAGGACGGGATTATCTCGGCCGCGGAAAGGGAAGGAGCCGTTGCCGCGCTGGCCAAGCTCGATCGTAACAACGACGGAGATCTGACGCCCGACGAACTTCTGCCGGCGTTCGCCGAAGGCGGCCCGCCGGATATGAGCGGGATGAGACGCCCCGGTCGAGGGCCCGGCGGCGCGCCACCGGGGTGGCGTGGCGAGAGTGCCGAGGCATCACCGATACCCAAGGACGACGCCGAGAAGAGAATCCTCGACGTGTTGACCGAACTCAACAAGAAGCCGGTGCCGGGAGGCATGAGCGTACCCATGGAAGATGGCCGTTTGCTCCGCCTGCTGACCGAGGCTATCGGAGCCAAGCACGTGGTCGAGATCGGAACCTCGGTTGGTTACTCGGGAATCTGGCTCGGCCTGGCCTTGAAGGCGACGGGCGGCAAGCTTACCACCTTCGAGATCGACGCCCGACGTGCGGCCGAGGCGCGGCAGAACTTCAAGAAAGCAGGAGTCGACGAGTTGATCACGCTCGTAGAAGGTGATGCTCATGAGACGGTCGCGACCGTGAAGGACAACATCGATCTGCTTTTCATCGATGCGGACAAGGAAGGCTATCTGGACTATCTCGAAAAGCTTCTGCCGCTCGTTCGACCCGGCGGGTTGATCGTCGCTCACAACATCAAGCCCGGCCAGGGTGACCCAGGCTACCTCAAAGCCGTTACCACCGACCCGAAACTGGAAACGCTGTTCCTTCACAGTGAAGGCGCGGGAGTCGGCGTGACTCTCAAGAAGCGCTGA
- a CDS encoding EF-hand domain-containing protein produces the protein MKTKIAFMGALITVCLIGWAIAGQGKHGAVKGKGLSSDEPAKPMFCGGHPPMPIMAVLDADKNGELSAAEIDGAKAALLTLDADGDGVLTAKELRPVPPEPPKDGEKPQAGDHIMRLDANGDGYVTLEEFTAPMTAQMKEVFAKIDTSGDGNIDKDEAAAAPPPPPPPPPPGRGHGMGPGGHGGCRFGPPPPPPADAE, from the coding sequence ATGAAGACCAAAATCGCGTTTATGGGAGCACTGATTACCGTCTGCCTGATCGGCTGGGCCATCGCCGGACAGGGCAAGCACGGGGCCGTGAAGGGCAAGGGCTTATCGAGCGATGAACCAGCCAAACCAATGTTCTGTGGCGGTCATCCGCCTATGCCCATTATGGCGGTCTTGGACGCAGACAAGAACGGTGAACTCTCGGCAGCCGAAATTGATGGCGCGAAAGCGGCATTGCTGACGTTGGATGCCGACGGCGACGGAGTGTTGACGGCCAAGGAACTGCGACCGGTGCCCCCGGAACCCCCAAAGGACGGCGAGAAACCCCAGGCCGGTGATCACATCATGCGCTTGGATGCGAATGGAGACGGCTATGTGACCCTGGAGGAATTCACGGCGCCGATGACGGCACAGATGAAGGAGGTCTTCGCAAAGATTGACACGAGCGGCGATGGGAACATCGACAAGGATGAAGCCGCGGCAGCTCCGCCGCCGCCTCCTCCTCCTCCTCCTCCGGGGCGAGGTCACGGGATGGGGCCTGGTGGCCATGGCGGCTGCCGATTTGGACCTCCTCCACCGCCGCCTGCGGATGCTGAGTAA
- a CDS encoding sigma-70 family RNA polymerase sigma factor codes for MTSEQKTTKSRIERVRAGDLQALVAAFEEYRPRLAKTVLFRLDQRLAGRLDPDDVLQEAYISAAQRFGHVEGDDESALFIWLRMIVLQTLAELHRRHLGAQKRDAGREIPLHQGASSESTCLSMTRHLAAGVTSPSLALRRSEFCEQLHHALDQMDSIDREVLALRHFEELTNQEVAEVLGIQQKAASIRYVRALRRLKAILDELSGVNPWA; via the coding sequence ATGACCAGCGAGCAGAAGACAACGAAAAGCCGTATCGAGCGAGTACGAGCCGGAGACCTTCAAGCTCTCGTTGCGGCATTCGAGGAGTATCGCCCCCGACTGGCCAAGACGGTTCTCTTCCGGTTGGATCAGCGCCTTGCCGGACGGCTGGACCCCGATGACGTTCTCCAGGAAGCCTACATCAGCGCTGCCCAGCGTTTTGGGCATGTCGAAGGCGATGATGAATCGGCGCTGTTCATTTGGCTTCGGATGATTGTCCTACAGACGCTCGCCGAGCTTCACCGGCGACACCTCGGCGCGCAAAAGCGCGACGCCGGCCGCGAAATCCCCCTGCATCAAGGGGCATCCTCCGAGTCAACCTGTCTGTCGATGACCAGGCATCTGGCGGCCGGCGTGACCTCGCCTTCCCTCGCGTTGCGCCGGTCGGAGTTTTGTGAACAACTGCATCATGCTCTCGATCAGATGGACTCCATCGATCGGGAAGTGCTGGCATTGCGTCATTTTGAGGAGCTCACGAACCAGGAGGTCGCGGAAGTACTGGGCATTCAACAAAAGGCCGCGAGCATTCGATACGTTCGCGCCTTGCGCCGGCTCAAAGCCATTTTGGACGAATTGTCCGGCGTGAATCCTTGGGCCTGA